Proteins from a single region of Butyrivibrio fibrisolvens:
- the clpX gene encoding ATP-dependent Clp protease ATP-binding subunit ClpX has product MDFREVDDKGQSTVNSADSKDSDNKDSDFEDICFICRRPESKAGRMYKLPNHICVCEDCMHRTMDTVSQYDYNNLLNNPELMNQLNKNSGITFMNLGDLNSNLQGGIPNSQKIKKSKKKEEEETIDIKKIPAPHKIKAQLDEYVIGQDQAKKVISVAVYNHYKRVATGTMDDIEIDKSNILMIGPTGSGKTYLVKTLARLLDVPLAIADATSLTEAGYIGDDIESVISKLLAAAGNDVKKAERGIVFIDEIDKIAKKKSTTARDVSGESVQQGMLKLLEGSEVEVPVGANSKNAMVPLTTVNTKNILFICGGAFPDLTDIIKNRLNKSSSIGFNSELKDKYDEEDLLSYVTTEDIKKFGMIPEFLGRLPIVCTLSGLTKEALITILKEPKNAILKQYQKLLELDEVDLRFDDGALEAIAEKALEKDTGARALRSIIEEFMLDIMYEIPKDDNIGRVTLTRDYIEGTGGPQIEIRSERVKVDSSKKKEAIEDKSDKE; this is encoded by the coding sequence ATGGATTTCCGTGAAGTAGATGATAAGGGACAATCCACAGTAAACTCCGCAGATTCAAAAGATTCTGATAATAAGGACAGTGATTTCGAAGATATATGCTTTATATGCAGACGCCCTGAATCCAAGGCAGGCCGCATGTACAAGCTTCCCAATCATATATGTGTGTGCGAAGATTGTATGCACCGCACCATGGATACTGTAAGTCAGTATGATTACAATAATCTTCTCAATAACCCGGAACTCATGAACCAGCTTAACAAGAATAGCGGCATTACTTTCATGAATCTTGGGGACCTTAACTCTAACCTTCAGGGAGGAATCCCTAATTCACAGAAGATCAAGAAGTCCAAGAAAAAAGAGGAAGAGGAAACAATAGACATTAAGAAGATCCCTGCTCCTCACAAGATCAAGGCACAGCTTGATGAATATGTAATCGGACAGGATCAGGCCAAGAAGGTTATCTCAGTTGCGGTTTATAACCACTACAAGAGAGTTGCTACAGGCACTATGGACGACATTGAGATTGATAAGTCCAATATCCTTATGATAGGACCAACAGGTAGTGGTAAGACATATCTTGTTAAGACACTTGCCCGCCTTCTTGATGTACCGCTTGCAATAGCAGATGCTACATCACTTACAGAAGCAGGTTATATCGGTGATGATATCGAGAGCGTTATCTCTAAGCTCCTTGCGGCAGCAGGCAATGATGTTAAAAAGGCAGAGCGCGGTATCGTATTTATCGATGAGATAGATAAGATCGCCAAGAAGAAGTCTACAACAGCAAGAGACGTAAGCGGAGAATCTGTACAGCAGGGAATGCTCAAGCTCCTTGAAGGATCAGAAGTTGAAGTTCCTGTAGGTGCTAATTCCAAGAATGCTATGGTGCCTCTTACAACAGTTAATACCAAGAATATCCTCTTTATCTGTGGTGGTGCTTTCCCGGATCTTACAGATATCATCAAGAACAGACTTAACAAGTCTTCATCAATCGGATTTAACTCTGAGCTCAAAGACAAGTATGATGAAGAAGATCTTCTTTCATATGTTACAACAGAGGATATCAAGAAGTTTGGTATGATCCCTGAGTTTCTTGGAAGGCTTCCTATAGTATGTACACTTTCAGGACTGACTAAGGAAGCCCTTATCACGATCCTCAAAGAGCCTAAGAATGCTATTCTTAAGCAGTATCAGAAGCTCCTTGAGCTTGATGAAGTAGACCTTAGATTTGATGACGGAGCGCTTGAAGCTATTGCAGAAAAGGCTCTGGAAAAAGATACTGGAGCTCGTGCTCTTCGTTCTATCATCGAGGAATTCATGCTTGATATCATGTATGAGATTCCTAAGGATGACAACATCGGAAGAGTAACTCTTACTAGAGATTACATCGAAGGCACAGGCGGACCTCAGATCGAGATCAGAAGCGAGAGAGTTAAGGTTGATAGCTCTAAGAAAAAGGAAGCTATCGAGGATAAGTCTGATAAAGAATAA
- a CDS encoding AraC family transcriptional regulator — protein sequence MIAVEGIGYRYVHQSGWEINRPDGLQNYLFLHIETPSDILVGDEMVYYPEPCFILFKKGQRQHFHNHEKMTYIDSWVHFDTDGSGDEIDKLIDDLEIPSGMPVVLYNTVELNDLWQLADSEFHQAGGHRKDLIDMKMRVLIYKFADVMHAESKTPSKFNRYRRSFGELRNSIFSGNNAASITDVEELAKSQNMSLSYFEHVYKELFHVPVTKDIIKSRISYARYLLRSTDNSIQDIARYCGYENIEHFNRQFKATVGYTPTMFRSR from the coding sequence ATGATAGCAGTTGAAGGAATTGGTTATAGATATGTTCATCAAAGCGGCTGGGAGATAAACAGACCTGATGGCCTTCAAAATTATCTTTTCCTGCATATAGAGACTCCTTCGGATATTCTGGTGGGAGATGAGATGGTCTATTATCCTGAGCCTTGCTTTATATTGTTCAAAAAGGGCCAAAGGCAGCACTTTCACAACCATGAGAAGATGACATATATAGACAGCTGGGTGCATTTCGATACAGATGGAAGCGGGGATGAAATAGACAAGCTTATAGATGACCTTGAAATTCCAAGTGGCATGCCTGTGGTCTTATATAATACGGTAGAACTAAATGATCTGTGGCAGCTTGCTGATTCGGAGTTTCACCAGGCTGGTGGTCACAGGAAGGATCTTATTGATATGAAAATGAGGGTCCTTATCTATAAATTTGCAGATGTAATGCATGCTGAGAGTAAGACTCCCAGTAAGTTTAACCGTTACAGAAGATCTTTTGGCGAACTTAGAAACAGCATATTCAGCGGCAATAATGCGGCGTCTATTACAGATGTAGAAGAACTTGCCAAGTCCCAGAATATGAGCCTTTCATATTTTGAGCATGTTTATAAGGAACTTTTTCATGTACCTGTGACCAAGGATATCATCAAGAGCAGGATAAGCTATGCCAGATATCTGCTGCGTTCTACAGATAATTCCATACAGGATATAGCCAGATACTGCGGATATGAGAATATAGAACATTTTAATCGCCAGTTTAAGGCTACAGTTGGCTATACGCCTACAATGTTCAGGAGCAGATAA
- a CDS encoding ABC transporter ATP-binding protein: MKIKKRQSAMRWFYSYLKKYTWKVALGLILVTATSILAIINPRITGFIVDDIIGDGKNIRMDLLPKFLLLMIGITLIRAIFRLIFLYLFETASQDMLYDMRDGVYRNLLEKDFAFYNRSRTGDLMSRQTGDMMAIRHFVAFVIYNIYENVLLFTIALFMIFSVDFRIGLAMILVLPITAFMTYSQSKTIKPKFMNIRDKFSSLNAFVQENISGNRVVRAFAKEEYEIEKFDKENAQYKEAELEAARVWTKYVPIFMLLSNMLTFILMVAGGIMCIYGYMSLGNLVMINSYLWMLNNPLQFMGWLINDYHRFTTSVEKIYQTITQKPDIQTPRYPKEVDKIKGEVEFRNVSYTVDDEPVLHDVSFHIKPGQTVGIIGATGSGKSTIMNLMCRFFDTTKGEVLMDGINVKDLDLHRLRDGIGIAMQDIFLFSDTIEGNIAYADPDCPFEKVKWAAKMADADDFITKMDDGYDTVVGERGVGLSGGQRQRISLARALLKEPSILILDDTTSAVDMETEAEIQRDLKKLNGHTVFIIAHRISSIKDADVILVVENGRISESGTHDELIAKDGYYKKVFEHQYGEFDEIMKRKETA, translated from the coding sequence ATGAAAATCAAAAAAAGACAATCGGCAATGAGGTGGTTTTATTCCTACCTCAAAAAGTACACGTGGAAGGTTGCCCTGGGACTTATCCTTGTGACAGCTACTTCCATTCTGGCAATCATCAACCCCAGAATTACAGGCTTTATCGTAGACGATATCATCGGCGATGGCAAAAACATCAGGATGGATCTTCTTCCAAAGTTCCTTCTTCTGATGATAGGCATCACACTTATACGAGCTATCTTCAGACTTATTTTCCTGTATCTGTTCGAGACAGCATCACAGGATATGCTCTATGACATGCGTGATGGCGTATACAGAAATCTTCTTGAGAAGGACTTTGCCTTCTATAACAGAAGCAGGACCGGCGACCTTATGAGCAGACAGACAGGTGACATGATGGCGATCCGCCATTTCGTTGCCTTTGTTATTTACAACATTTATGAAAATGTCCTTCTGTTCACTATCGCTTTGTTCATGATCTTCTCTGTTGACTTCAGGATAGGTCTTGCCATGATCCTTGTTCTTCCTATAACAGCTTTTATGACTTACTCACAGTCCAAGACCATAAAGCCTAAGTTCATGAACATAAGAGACAAGTTCTCATCTCTTAATGCCTTTGTTCAAGAGAACATAAGCGGTAACAGAGTCGTAAGAGCCTTCGCCAAGGAAGAGTACGAGATCGAGAAATTCGATAAGGAAAATGCCCAGTACAAAGAAGCTGAGCTTGAAGCTGCAAGAGTATGGACCAAATATGTGCCTATATTTATGCTCCTTTCAAACATGCTCACCTTCATCCTCATGGTAGCAGGTGGTATCATGTGCATTTATGGTTACATGTCACTTGGTAACCTCGTTATGATCAACAGCTATCTGTGGATGCTCAATAACCCTCTTCAGTTTATGGGCTGGCTCATTAATGACTACCACAGATTTACAACTTCTGTAGAAAAGATATACCAGACTATCACTCAAAAACCTGATATCCAGACTCCCCGCTATCCTAAGGAAGTCGATAAGATCAAGGGCGAAGTCGAGTTTAGAAACGTATCCTACACAGTTGATGATGAACCTGTCCTTCATGATGTAAGCTTCCACATAAAGCCGGGTCAGACAGTAGGTATCATCGGTGCAACAGGCTCAGGTAAGTCAACTATCATGAACCTTATGTGCAGATTCTTTGATACAACCAAGGGTGAAGTCCTTATGGACGGCATCAATGTTAAAGACCTTGATCTTCACAGGCTACGTGATGGTATCGGTATTGCTATGCAGGATATATTTCTTTTCTCAGATACTATCGAGGGTAATATTGCTTATGCAGACCCTGACTGCCCGTTTGAGAAGGTTAAGTGGGCTGCAAAGATGGCTGATGCTGATGACTTCATCACCAAGATGGATGATGGATATGACACAGTTGTCGGTGAAAGAGGTGTAGGTCTTTCCGGTGGTCAGCGTCAGAGGATCTCTCTTGCAAGAGCACTTCTCAAAGAGCCGTCTATCCTGATCCTTGATGATACAACATCTGCTGTTGATATGGAGACAGAAGCTGAGATCCAGCGCGATCTAAAAAAGCTTAACGGACATACTGTATTCATCATCGCTCACCGCATATCTTCGATCAAAGATGCTGATGTGATCCTTGTTGTTGAGAACGGCCGCATATCCGAGTCCGGAACTCACGATGAACTTATTGCCAAAGATGGCTATTACAAGAAGGTATTCGAACATCAGTACGGTGAATTCGATGAGATCATGAAAAGAAAGGAGACCGCATAA
- a CDS encoding ABC transporter ATP-binding protein, whose translation MARNKIEQDEELESGFDINQLKRLAHYVGSYKKDLTIAVIIMVISSAISMLIPLFMKNVMDIISDTVYNNVYTPDKAVRLIIINAILALLVGITCAVIMKYKIKLTSRVGQGVIYNLRRELFVHLQKLPFSYYDDKPHGKIQVRVVNYVNNLSDLLSNGIVNTITDMFSLVFILIFMLMLNVRFTLICLCGLPILTAIILFVKNRQRRAWQIQSNKQSNLNAYIAESINGIRVTQSFVREDTNTVLFNRLNKESRSAWMNAVKYNFILSPVIENITVITTSVIYVLGIGWLTHGETAITVGLLTAFVGYVSRFWQPIMTLANFYNSLLTAISYLERIFETIDAPITVKDNEGAKEMPEIKGDVEFQNVSFAYDDGVEILHDVSFKVGAGQSYAIVGPTGAGKSTIVNLISRFYNVESGKVLIDGTDISDVTIKSLRQQMGVMMQDSFIFSGTIMDNIRYGNKDATDEEVIAAAKTVCAHDFIKGLEDGYNTQVNERGSRLSAGQRQLISFARAVLANPKILILDEATSSIDTETEILLQKGLQEMLKGRTSFIIAHRLSTIKNATCIMYVDDGKIQEKGSHEELLKIPGGYYHNLYDSQYAFLQA comes from the coding sequence ATGGCCAGAAATAAAATTGAACAAGACGAAGAACTGGAAAGCGGTTTTGACATAAACCAGCTCAAAAGACTGGCGCACTATGTCGGCTCCTATAAAAAGGATCTGACTATCGCCGTTATCATAATGGTAATATCAAGTGCCATTTCCATGCTCATTCCTCTTTTTATGAAGAATGTCATGGATATCATCTCAGATACTGTTTACAACAATGTATATACACCGGATAAGGCTGTCCGCCTTATTATAATCAATGCTATCCTGGCGCTCCTTGTAGGTATAACCTGTGCTGTCATCATGAAGTACAAGATCAAACTTACATCAAGAGTTGGTCAGGGCGTCATCTATAACCTTAGGCGCGAGCTCTTTGTACATCTGCAAAAGCTCCCCTTTTCCTACTACGATGATAAGCCTCACGGCAAGATTCAGGTTAGGGTTGTTAACTATGTTAATAATCTAAGCGATCTTCTGTCCAATGGTATCGTTAATACCATTACAGATATGTTCTCGCTTGTATTCATCCTGATATTCATGCTGATGCTGAATGTAAGATTTACTCTTATATGCCTGTGCGGTCTTCCAATACTTACTGCTATCATCCTTTTTGTAAAAAACAGACAGAGAAGAGCCTGGCAGATACAGAGTAATAAACAGTCAAACCTCAATGCTTACATAGCAGAAAGTATCAACGGAATCAGGGTCACACAGTCTTTTGTCAGAGAAGATACTAATACAGTTCTTTTCAACAGGCTCAACAAAGAATCAAGAAGCGCATGGATGAACGCGGTTAAATATAACTTCATCTTAAGCCCTGTTATAGAGAATATTACGGTTATCACGACCTCTGTTATCTATGTTCTAGGTATTGGCTGGCTTACACACGGAGAAACTGCTATCACAGTTGGTCTCTTAACTGCCTTCGTCGGATATGTTTCAAGATTCTGGCAGCCTATTATGACACTGGCAAACTTTTATAATTCGCTTCTTACAGCAATTTCCTATCTTGAACGTATCTTTGAGACCATTGACGCTCCGATAACAGTTAAGGATAATGAAGGCGCCAAGGAAATGCCTGAGATAAAGGGCGATGTAGAATTCCAGAATGTTAGCTTTGCTTATGACGACGGAGTTGAGATCCTTCACGATGTAAGCTTCAAAGTTGGTGCAGGACAGTCCTATGCTATAGTAGGTCCTACCGGAGCAGGTAAATCTACTATCGTTAACCTTATCAGCAGATTCTATAACGTTGAAAGCGGCAAGGTTCTTATTGATGGAACTGATATAAGTGATGTTACCATTAAGTCCCTACGTCAGCAGATGGGCGTTATGATGCAGGACAGCTTCATCTTCTCCGGAACCATAATGGACAATATTCGTTATGGTAATAAAGATGCTACTGACGAAGAAGTAATAGCTGCTGCCAAAACCGTATGTGCTCACGACTTTATCAAAGGCCTTGAAGACGGATATAACACACAGGTCAATGAAAGAGGAAGCAGACTCTCTGCAGGTCAGAGACAGCTTATATCCTTTGCAAGAGCTGTTCTTGCTAACCCAAAGATCCTGATACTTGATGAAGCAACTTCCAGTATTGATACTGAGACAGAGATCCTTCTTCAGAAAGGTCTTCAGGAAATGCTTAAAGGTAGAACTTCTTTCATCATTGCTCACAGACTTAGTACTATCAAGAATGCAACCTGCATCATGTATGTAGATGATGGTAAGATCCAGGAGAAGGGTTCTCACGAAGAGCTCTTAAAGATACCTGGCGGATACTACCACAATCTCTACGACAGCCAGTACGCATTCCTTCAGGCCTGA
- a CDS encoding trypsin-like peptidase domain-containing protein — translation MNEVKDNNYTQGAGTYGNTGANYSVNNGMQNNGYQYAGYDNNPPKKKKKGKKILVSFIALLLVAGLGTGAVYVAKSKDISLKGLLESKDKNEEVATTENADDANKTEEPLVVATDVSALIDKVMPSIVSIDNTFMVDLEEYGYEEGEGLSGGSGSGVILGQNDTELLIVSNNHVVENADDLSVNFVNGTTKKAYIKGTNSGMDLAVIAVPLSEIDDATMNAIAFVEIGDSDTLKLGEPAIAIGNALGQGQSVTVGVISALNRKLLNEDGSEAIFIQTDASINHGNSGGALLNSKGQLIGINSRKAVTSDAEGMGYAIPISVAKPIIDGLMESGSKQKASKDNRGVLGVTAYTPTGVEGAYISSVDSGSAADEAGLEVGDIIIQIEDAKIASRTDLDTNMAYYEAGQTIKITVLRKGSNGYEEVEVEVTLKEQKSSNSSSKDDDKKSDDKKDSDDDNKGSDDYEDDDDYEDGDDYDDGDDYDDGDGYDEENPDDGDDEEDDGSDGGDDFGF, via the coding sequence ATGAACGAAGTAAAAGATAATAATTACACACAGGGCGCAGGTACATACGGCAATACAGGCGCTAATTATTCTGTTAATAATGGAATGCAGAATAATGGATATCAGTATGCCGGATATGATAATAATCCTCCTAAAAAGAAGAAAAAGGGTAAAAAGATATTAGTTTCTTTTATAGCTCTTTTACTTGTAGCAGGACTTGGAACCGGTGCTGTATATGTTGCTAAGAGCAAAGACATCTCATTAAAGGGACTTCTTGAAAGCAAGGATAAAAATGAAGAAGTTGCTACTACTGAAAATGCAGATGATGCTAATAAAACAGAAGAGCCCCTGGTTGTTGCAACAGATGTATCTGCACTGATCGATAAGGTTATGCCTTCTATCGTTAGTATAGATAATACATTTATGGTTGACCTTGAAGAATATGGTTATGAAGAAGGAGAGGGCCTTAGTGGTGGTTCAGGCTCAGGAGTTATTCTCGGTCAGAATGATACAGAGCTTTTGATCGTTTCTAATAACCACGTAGTTGAAAATGCAGATGACCTTTCAGTAAATTTTGTAAATGGTACAACTAAAAAAGCTTATATCAAAGGTACTAACTCCGGAATGGATCTTGCAGTTATAGCTGTACCTCTTTCAGAAATAGATGATGCAACTATGAACGCAATTGCTTTTGTAGAAATAGGCGATTCTGATACATTAAAACTTGGTGAGCCTGCAATTGCGATCGGTAATGCTCTTGGTCAGGGCCAGTCAGTTACAGTAGGTGTTATCAGTGCTTTAAACAGAAAACTCCTTAATGAGGATGGATCTGAAGCAATATTCATTCAGACAGATGCGTCTATTAACCACGGTAACTCCGGTGGAGCTTTATTAAACTCAAAGGGACAGCTTATCGGAATTAACTCAAGAAAAGCTGTAACTTCCGATGCGGAAGGTATGGGATATGCTATTCCGATCTCAGTAGCTAAGCCTATCATTGATGGCCTTATGGAGTCCGGATCAAAACAGAAAGCAAGCAAAGACAACAGAGGTGTTCTTGGCGTAACAGCATACACACCTACAGGTGTTGAAGGTGCATATATCTCATCAGTTGACAGCGGAAGTGCTGCAGATGAAGCAGGTCTTGAAGTTGGTGATATCATTATTCAGATTGAAGATGCAAAAATTGCTTCCAGAACAGATCTTGATACCAACATGGCATATTATGAAGCTGGACAGACAATCAAGATCACAGTTCTTAGAAAAGGCAGTAACGGATACGAAGAAGTTGAAGTAGAAGTTACACTTAAAGAGCAGAAATCAAGTAATTCAAGCAGTAAAGATGACGACAAGAAATCAGATGACAAGAAGGACTCTGATGATGATAACAAGGGTTCAGACGACTACGAAGACGACGACGACTACGAAGACGGCGACGATTACGATGATGGAGACGACTACGATGACGGAGACGGCTACGACGAAGAGAACCCTGATGATGGAGACGATGAAGAAGATGACGGAAGCGACGGCGGAGACGACTTCGGATTCTAA
- the galE gene encoding UDP-glucose 4-epimerase GalE has protein sequence MTILVTGGTGYIGSHTVVELQNAGYDVVVMDNLSNSSMKVLDRVEAITGKKVPFYKADIRNREDLEKIFSQEKIDAVIHFAGLKAVGESVQKPWEYYENNISGTLTLLDEMKKHNVKNIIFSSSATVYGDPAIIPITEECPKGVCTNPYGWTKHMLEQILSDIQKADNEWNVVLLRYFNPIGAHKSGTMGENPNGIPNNLMPYITQVAVGKLDHLSVFGDDYDTPDGTGVRDYIHVVDLAKGHVKALKKLEPGTGLSLYNLGTGVGYSVLDIVKNFEEANGVKIPYEIAPRRAGDIATCYSNAEKAERELGWKAENGIREMCEDSWRWQKNNPNGYED, from the coding sequence ATGACAATTTTAGTAACAGGTGGAACAGGATATATCGGCAGTCATACAGTAGTAGAGCTGCAGAATGCCGGATATGATGTTGTAGTAATGGACAACCTTAGCAACTCTTCCATGAAGGTTCTTGACAGAGTTGAAGCTATAACAGGTAAGAAGGTTCCTTTTTACAAAGCTGATATAAGAAATCGTGAAGATCTTGAGAAGATCTTTTCACAGGAAAAGATCGATGCTGTTATTCACTTTGCAGGACTTAAGGCTGTTGGCGAATCAGTTCAGAAGCCTTGGGAATACTATGAAAATAACATATCAGGAACATTAACACTTCTTGATGAAATGAAGAAGCATAATGTTAAAAACATCATCTTCTCTTCATCAGCTACAGTTTATGGCGATCCTGCCATCATTCCGATCACAGAGGAATGCCCTAAGGGAGTATGCACAAATCCTTACGGATGGACCAAGCACATGCTTGAGCAGATACTTTCAGATATCCAGAAAGCAGACAATGAATGGAATGTAGTACTTCTTAGATACTTCAATCCTATCGGAGCTCACAAGTCTGGTACCATGGGTGAAAATCCTAACGGTATTCCTAACAACCTTATGCCTTATATCACACAGGTTGCTGTAGGTAAGCTTGATCACCTTAGCGTATTTGGTGATGACTACGATACTCCTGACGGAACAGGTGTTCGTGACTATATCCACGTAGTTGACCTTGCTAAGGGACATGTTAAGGCGCTTAAGAAGCTTGAGCCTGGAACAGGTCTTTCGCTCTACAACCTTGGAACAGGTGTTGGCTACAGCGTTCTCGATATTGTTAAGAACTTCGAAGAAGCTAATGGCGTTAAGATCCCTTACGAAATTGCTCCAAGAAGAGCCGGCGATATCGCTACATGTTATTCAAACGCAGAGAAGGCCGAGAGAGAACTTGGCTGGAAGGCTGAGAACGGCATCCGTGAAATGTGCGAGGATTCATGGAGATGGCAGAAGAACAATCCTAATGGATACGAAGACTGA
- a CDS encoding UDPGP type 1 family protein: protein MNYEQAKEKLAKYNQEHVLKYYDELSEESKAALLQQIDETDFEVLSKCSELGKGGNRGEFSPLAAMQLPEIEASREEFERIGIETIKAGKTAAVLLAGGMGTRLGSDNPKGMFDIGLTKNVYIFQRLFENLMDSVNAAGGAFIHLFIMTSEKNHEATVNFLTEKNFFGYPKDKVTFFKQDMAPASDYNGKVYMEGKDRISTSPNGNAGWFSSMIRAGLLDVIHAEGIEWIDVFAVDNVLQRICDPCFVGATVKRGVSVGAKVVKKNAPDEKVGVMCLEDGRPSIVEYYELSQEMMDAKDENGDPAYNFGVILNYLFNEKALEEIASKELPLHVVEKKIPYIDENANLVKPEKPNGCKFEQLVLDMIHMLDSCLPYEVVREKEFAPIKNPTGVDSVESARELCKLNGIEL from the coding sequence ATGAATTACGAACAGGCTAAAGAAAAGCTTGCAAAATATAACCAGGAACACGTTCTCAAATATTATGATGAACTTTCCGAAGAAAGCAAGGCTGCTCTTCTTCAGCAGATCGATGAAACAGATTTTGAAGTTCTTTCTAAGTGCAGCGAACTTGGAAAGGGTGGAAACCGTGGAGAATTCTCTCCACTTGCAGCAATGCAGCTTCCTGAGATCGAGGCTTCAAGAGAAGAGTTTGAGAGAATCGGTATTGAGACAATAAAGGCAGGCAAGACAGCAGCAGTTCTTCTTGCAGGTGGTATGGGAACTCGTCTTGGTTCAGACAATCCAAAGGGAATGTTTGATATTGGTCTTACCAAGAATGTATATATTTTCCAGAGACTATTTGAAAATCTTATGGATAGCGTTAACGCAGCAGGCGGCGCATTCATCCATCTTTTCATAATGACTAGTGAAAAGAATCATGAAGCTACAGTAAATTTCCTTACAGAGAAGAACTTCTTTGGCTATCCAAAGGATAAGGTAACATTCTTTAAACAGGATATGGCACCGGCTTCTGACTACAACGGAAAAGTTTACATGGAAGGCAAGGACCGTATCTCTACATCTCCTAATGGTAATGCAGGATGGTTCTCATCAATGATCAGAGCAGGCCTTCTTGATGTCATCCATGCAGAAGGCATTGAATGGATCGATGTATTTGCTGTAGATAACGTACTTCAGAGAATCTGTGATCCTTGCTTCGTTGGTGCTACAGTTAAGCGCGGAGTTAGCGTTGGTGCCAAGGTTGTTAAGAAGAACGCTCCTGATGAGAAGGTTGGCGTTATGTGCCTTGAAGATGGCAGACCATCAATCGTAGAATATTACGAACTTTCACAGGAGATGATGGATGCTAAGGATGAAAACGGTGATCCTGCATATAACTTCGGTGTAATCCTTAACTATCTTTTCAATGAAAAGGCTCTTGAAGAGATCGCTTCAAAAGAACTTCCTCTTCACGTAGTTGAGAAGAAGATTCCATATATCGATGAGAATGCAAATCTTGTTAAGCCTGAAAAGCCAAACGGATGTAAGTTCGAGCAGCTCGTTCTTGATATGATCCATATGCTTGATTCATGTCTTCCTTATGAAGTTGTAAGAGAGAAAGAGTTTGCACCGATAAAGAACCCTACAGGTGTTGATTCAGTAGAGTCAGCTAGAGAGCTTTGCAAGCTTAATGGTATAGAGCTATAA